A region of the Chloroflexaceae bacterium genome:
ATGCGTAACTTTCTGGCAACCCTGTTCCTCTCGCAGGGCACGCCGATGTTGCTGGCGGGCGATGAGCGCGGCCGCACCCAGCAGGGCAACAACAATGCCTACTGCCAGGATAACAGCCTCTCGTGGATTGACTGGTCACCCGATCCGGAGGCCGAGGAGTTGCTGGCCTTCACCCGGAACATGATCGCGCTGCGGCGGCGGCATCCGCTGCTGCGTCGGCGCAATTTCTTCCAGGGGCCGCTGACGCCCGCCGGAGTGGAATACGATGTAGAGTGGCTCAGTCCTGACGGGCAGGAGATTGGCCCCGCCCTGTGGAACAACCCCGAGTTGCGCTGCTTCGGGTTGTTGCTCAACGGCCGCGTGATGCGTGAGCAGAACGAGCAGGGCGCGGCAATCCACGATGATGTCTTTCTCATCCTCTTCAACGCCGGTCATGAGCCGATCGCCTTCATCCTGCCCGACTGGCCCGATGATCCGCTCTGGGAGGTGCTGGTTGACACTGCCGACCTTGAGCAGAACGGCAAGCGAGTGCCGAGCAGCGAAATCTATCACATCCAGCCCCGCTCGCTGGTGATGCTGGCCGAACGCGCCAGCAGCCAGAAGGCCGCCCTTCAGCCGGCCGCGCAGACAGCGCCGGCGAAAAAGACGGTTGCGGCAGGGCGGGGATAGTAGCATTGCGGATGTTGGATTTTACATTTTCGAGATATGGTGTCTCAACGAGAGCGGGGACGCATGGGCAGTTTTCAACAGTAATTGGCAAAAATTTTGCTTTAGCATGGTTTCATGTTCGCTTTTCTTGCGTAAAATAGTACAATCGCGTTCATATTTGCATTGGTGTTCTGCGCAACGTTCTTACCATGCTTCGCACTTCGACAAGCAGCACCTTTCTGGCACGGCAATATGTCGCGGTGGCCGCCGCAGAGAGAAAGGGGGGGACGTGCTTGCGGTTATCGCTGTGCTTCTGGGAGTGTTCCTGGGGGTGCTTATTGCTGGAGGGATAGTGGTTCCGCGGCTTAGCCTGATGCTCAATGAACTGGCTCTCCTGCGCCGCGAACGAGATCGGCTGCAGGGCGAGCTTGTCGCCCGGCGCGGGGAAGCGGTTGAGGCCCGTAGCCAGGCTTTTCGCTCCGAACAGGATCTGCTGGCGCTGCGACGGCGGATGATAGTGCTGATCGCCGAACGCGATGCGGCCCGCGCGGCGCAACTCGCAGCCGAAGCGGCCTATCGTGAGTTGCTCGCCGAGCGGGACCGCCTGCAGGGGGAGCTGGCGCTGATGCGCCGACGCAAGGTTCCGTGAGAGGGCTATTTGGTCTCGCGATAGATCACGTGGCGGCGCACGATCGGGTCATACTTGCGCAGCTCGAGACGGCTCGGATCGTTGCGGCGATTCTTCATCGTCGTGTAGGTGTGGCCGCTCTCGGTGCTCTTAAGTTTGATAATAATGCGATTACCTTTCTTCGAAGCCATACCCTTCAATCCTTCTTAACATAGCAAAACGCCGCCCGAGCGGCGCACTGGCCGAAATTGTAGCACACTGGCCAGCATCAAGCAAGGGGGCAGCTCACGGCCCTGTTGCGTATCACGCCCTATCTTTGCGAAAGGCCACGCGCAGGGCGCTGTTCTCGAAGTAGGCGTCTCGCGCGCGCAGCCGCGCCAGGGATTGCGGCAACACGATGCGATGGCGGTGCCAGCCCACGGAGATCAGCAGTTCGTCTTCGCTCTGAGCGAGATGGATCTGGTCCTCCGAGGCGAACGGCAGGGGCACGATCAGATCGTAGCCGTCGTGCATCTTTTCAACGCGCTGCACAGGACCGCGGTAGAAAAACTCGGCGGGATCGCGATCGTGGAAGAGGCGATCAGCGAGCTGGTCAAGCAGATCGGGGCCGATAATCTCGCGGTCAAAGTGGGGGGCGCGCAGGATGGGCAACGGCTCAAACATCTCCTCGACCTGGGGAGCGTACTCCTGTTGCATAGCGCGCCAGGCGGCAAAGTGGCGATCCACATCGGCGGGCAGGATGCGGTTGATCACGA
Encoded here:
- the rpmG gene encoding 50S ribosomal protein L33, coding for MASKKGNRIIIKLKSTESGHTYTTMKNRRNDPSRLELRKYDPIVRRHVIYRETK